The window acacagtccccTATTTTCTGTGACAGAGGGCTCACTGACAGTTTCATAGCCGGGTGAGGTCCTGGTCCAAGTGCATAACTATATTTGAAACTCTCAAcaggaggtacaaagagctgtCAGTGCAAGTGAAGAAGGCCATCATCAGACTGAAAATCCCAAATAAACTTCAGGGATGAAACGTAGCACTTGGTGACATCCATTCTTCTAGCCTTTTAAACTTCAGACAGTTActgactgcaaaggatttttATTGAAGTATTATAAGCAAttcttatatataaaataattttaatttgttcaattactgttgagcctctgaaaatgggggaaTGTGTATGAACATGGCTGTAATTCCATAaaacttgttttaaaaaaatcaagtcaGCATAAAATTGTTAGATATTGACACAATGTCAACAAACAACATCAACATCAGTTATCTCACTTGTGTAATTAAGTCccacctttttgttgttgttataaaaAAGCAACAtcaggtttcattttaaatatgaaaatgagATATTACCTCACTGAACAAACACTGGTTTGCATTGATATCCAACAgacaaggaagaaaaaaaatctcaaaattgAGTAGTTTTGTTTTGGCCTTTATATTGTCTCACTGAAATGGCTGtcaacttcttcttttttgcttgTAAATCGCAGCAGTCAGTACAAGCAAGTGAGTTCAGAACTAAGAATTTACACAAACTAGATGTAAATTCACGCAcgtttgcaaaaatgttttgtttctccGCAGCCAGTCAGTGCATCTGGGTTgttaacattgattcatgttatCATTTTGTGCCACAGTGAAGACATTCGCAAATACTACCCGAACATGTTCATCCAGAGAGACGACACCGATCGCTTTTACATCCTGAACACTCTCTTCAATCTTTCAGGTATAAAATCCTGCACTCTGCTATACTTTGTGTAAATTTTGTTTAGCGTCTTTGCTTTTCTACAATTTTTCAAATTTTCCTATGCATTATAAacaatttacaatttatatGCACCCTGCAGAGACTTATCTCTACGCCTGCCTGGTTGACTTCTTTACTGGATGTACCAGATACACAAAGTAAGTCACATATTTTATCCATATTATATTATACTATCATCCCACCAAGACTTGGAGAAATCCCTTCCATATCTGTGTTAAACTCTTCCAGCCTTCTGAAAGGTTTCCAGCACGGTGACTTGCTAATGTCGTACAGAAGCATGTTCCAGGATGTTCGAGATGCCGTGGACTACACTCATGATACGGTGAGTTCACAAAACCCGCCAAAGTGCAAcattaaacacaaagaaaatgtgTGGACTTCtcaaaattacaaaatgttcaaaatgttttttaggGAACCTTGAAAGAATTAACTACCAAGAATTTGGAGAAATACATTGTCAGAGATGTGAGTAAACTGAAAAGATTATCAGTCTGAGTTTCTGTTAGcagactgaaacactgaaagtATAAACGTTTACAGCCAAACCTCCCTGTGCTCCTCACCCGGATCAAAGAGGTGGCCAAGGTTTTCCTCGCCACTAACAGTGACTACTACTACACCGAGGTGAGTGTGCCATGACTAAAACCTTCCAACTACAAAGGAAAATCAATGCCCCCATCATCAGCTACACCTTGCTATTACTAGGTTGGACCCCTTTTTCCTTCAGAATTGCCTCAATTCTtcgtggcatagattcaacaaggctcagagattttggtccatatgaACATgttagcatcacacagttaatGCAGATGTGTTGGAATCTCCCATTccatcacatcccaaaggtgctctattggattgagatacTGTTACTGTGGAGGACATTTGAGTACactgaactcattgtcatgacaccagtttgagatgatttgagctttgtgtcaTAGTGCGCTAtcttgctggaagcagccaaCAGAAGATAggcacactgtggtcataaaggaatGAACATGATCAGAAAATCATGTTTTCTTGGCAGCATAAGTGTACCAAGAAAACATCCCCCACACAATTACATCACCACCAGCAGGCTGAACAGTTGATATACGATATGATGTACCCACgcttgtttatgccaaattctgagtCTGAATGTTGAAGCCAAAATCAAGAAATCTCAGAACAGGCAATGTTCAATGATCTTTTGTCTAGTTTTGGTGGAAAATGTGTAAATTGTAGGCTCAGTTTCCTAACAGGAGAGCCACactgtgtggtcttctgctactGCAACCTATCTGCTTCAAGACTGCGTTCATTCAGATGCTCTTCTACATAGCTTTTTTGTAATGAGTGGTTGTTTGAGATACTGTTTCCTTTATGGCTCAAAGTAGTCTGGCTTCTCTGGGTTCTGGCACagctaaatgcactgagttgctgccatgtgattggttgattagatatttgcattaacaagcagttgaataGGTAGACCTAATGAAGCGGCCTGTTAATGTTTATGAGATCATTGTAAATGATAATTCTGCCTTATAAATCATTCTAACTGTATATTTTACACTTTACCTTCTTCATCAAGGTCATCATGACATACCTGCTGGAAAGTAATGTGAAGGTAAGGCATCTTCAACTGTGGTTGGACTTTTTGTCCTCTAAAGAGAATCATGAgaatgacattttttaaaattttttccTTCCAGCCTGGAAGCCCCAAAAAGAGCTGGCGCTCGTATTTCGACCTTGTCGTTGTGGACACCAAAAAGCCGCTGTTCTTTGCAGAGGGGACTGTGCTGAGACAAGTGGACACGGTGTGAAAGAGTGTTTGAAGAGTTGCATCACAATGTTGAGCATCAACAGTTTCCAGTAATCTGtttcatttttatacacagaaCACAGGAAAGCTTCGCATCGGGACATACACTGGTGACCTCCAGCATGGAACAGTCTACTCAGGAGGTGAGACAGCACTGAGTTTTCCTTCAAATTGGGCAAGAATATTTTGTCCTCATTAGTAAAGTTCAATTCTGTTCAGTTCAGCTGCTTAACTTGTGTTTTCTGGTTACAGGATCCTCAGACATTGTTTGTGATCTGCTGGGCGTCATAGGCAAGGACATCCTCTATGTCGGAGATCACATCTTTGGCGACATCCTGAAGTCTAAGAAGCGACAGGGCTGGAAGACTTTCCTGGTCGTCCCTGAGCTCACCAAAGAGCTGCAAGTGTGGGAGGAAAGGAAAAGTAAGAACAATGATCCACTCATTGTGTGCTGTTTTACTGTGGTGTCATGGTTTTGATGCAGTACTTGGTTTTTCAGATATCTTTGAGGAGCTCAAGTGTCTTGACCTCTACTTAGCTGAACTTAACAAGTGAGTCTATTTTTTGTTTCGGTATATTTCCTGTAGATATGTTTAGATTTGAAACGCACTCAGACCTGCAGTTTTTAGATCGGTGTGCCTTACCATTACTATAATTTAAAATAGTTAAACCCAATGAAATAATCAACATTTTCTCATAAGGTGCAGGGCTAGCAGGTGGAGCACAAGCACACACAAGCCCCAGTTTTGGAAAAAAATCCCATCTTGTGTCATGAATAGATGAGATAGACTAGCATTTTATTCAGTAACCATATGTAAGATATTAAAGAATGAACGGTCTCatataatttttattaattcatGCATTTTACTGGAAATTAAACAAGTTTGTTGATGTTTTGCAGCTCTTGAGATTCCAAACAAGAGAACTCTTCGCTGCTTATTTACTCACTAACACTAATGCTGATAGACTAGCATTTGATTTTTCATTTCCTACATGTGACACAGTTAGATAAAGTGACATAGCACATGTTCATTTTTCTATATGTGTCTTTTGAAGGCACCCAGACACCACCAGTCAAGAGTATCGTGACATCGGTTCCATTCATATGAGAATGAAGGTGAGCTCTGCACACCACAACACAGTATTTTAAAGATTTCCACACCTTAGTTGTGGATGCGCGTAAAGTTCAATGCATTCATACAACCTACACTGTACCTTCAGCTGGTGTTAGAAATGCTTTTTTGGATTCAAATTCTGCCTCATTCTCTGTATGTTGAAAGCTCAAAGTCCTGCATGGGAGTTAAATTATCACCACCATGAAATAAATATGTCTCATATGTCCTGGGATATACCTGGAAtacattttatgtcattttaaatgcataaatgCACTTCTAAAATCTACCACTACGATAGCAATGCTTCACTATTGTagcagaagaaaacacaaatgtgtCTGTGCAGCATAACTGTCGTTCAGCACCATTACAGTTCACTTCACCACTTTGACAGTGTTTCTATTCCTTCGCTCTACATATGGTTAAAACTACACTACAAGTATAGAGTAACTTTCCACAGTCACAGAGTTGCAGCACTAGTTGGCACAAGTCACCCATAGTGTTAAGCTTCACAGAATAAGTGTATTTTTAATAGTAAGTACAGGTGTTGGCATGTTAACAGTACGGAAGACATAAAATTGCCTTCGATGTTGAAATCATGTGCTGATTTGTATTTTATGGAAACTGTTCGGAGTCCGTTTACAATCCCCGATTACACTGACACGCCCAGTACCATAGACTGTATGAAAAAGATGGAACAGAGTCCACCAAAGGCTGTTCAAAAGTGGTAGTGAGGAGCAAAAGGTGAGTTTGGctacaaaaaaaacctgagGATATAACTCATTCATGTGTCATACTAAAAGATACCCAATCTTTCCACAAACCAggccataatttacaaaaatcAACTATTCAGTAAGACTTAAAACTAATAACCAAGAGTGTTAACAATAAAAGTGTTTGCTGAGGTCATAAATCAAGTGAACAGGGGAGTCATTTTATAATAGACTTTTATACATTCTGACTTGTAGCCAGCTGGTGGTGatgccccctgctggcctttGGAAAAAAtacaggtttaaggcacttcaaAATTGGCTTTAGTTTTCAGACCCTGAGGTTGTGTCTAGCTTTCATATACAGTCTACTGCAAAAAGgacagaataaaagaaaacagtacaaaaaagttTATGGTTAAAATTAAGCTGTTTTTGAACAAGAAACTATCCCTGAATGAGCAAGAATGAGCATGCTCCTGGAATGTGTCTCTCATGCCAGAGACTTGAACTGTACACTGACACATTTCCTCTGTGGAAATTTACCATCCATGGACACTCATGGTGCAGCATGATTTCATCAGCAACTGCACTCTGCTATGAAAACTGTAGAAGGACAGTAACACTAATGACCGAGTAACAGATAATATCTGTGGTCTCCAAGACTGCAGGGAAACCTCTGCACGCTCCTGAGCGTAACACGAATCTCCTTAAATCAACACGTCAGAGGTAGATTATGACATTTGACTCCCTCTGTCTATAAGAAGTCTATTCCCAAAAAAGTAAACTTTCTTAGAATTAAATTGGACTAAGCAGGAAGTCAGATTGGTATATTCTCACTCATCAACATTTAAAATCTAGGACGTTCGATGTGATGTGTGCCATTAAGCCACTGCattgtttattttatacttGCAGTTGCTGACTTACAGGATGGACATGTCATATGGCCAGATGGGCAGCCTCCTGCGCAGCGGCTCCAGGCAGACGCTGTTCGCCAGCCAGCTCATGCGCTATGCAGATCTGTACTCTTCCTCCTGCCTGAATCTGATGCATTACCCCGTCAATTACCTCTTCATGGCTCCTCCAGTCCTGGTCAGCCCTCTTCTTTGGTCAAACATCACAGAAAGGAGATGTTTGTCTCTTTCATCATTTATCCTGAgagtctttttttctctctcagatgCCCCACGAGGTTGTTTCTGAGGCATCTCCAGACTTTGTGTCATCGCCGCTTACTCTCAACAGCTATcctctcacaaacaaaaactgAGGTAACAGATCTTTATGATAAACTATATTTCTGCTCTACATGTGTTCATGTTAAAAAGTTCATGAGTAGTTCATTTGTTTCTTCCATTGCAGTGACGGCAGAGTCAGACTCAGGGATGAAGAGGCTACAGAGTAATGTGCATCTTCTTGTCATTAACATTTCACACACTGAAGACGGCTGCTTGTACCCGTGCACACATGAAGGGTTTATTGTAAACCTAAGGTGCACACATTAGCATGAAATTAACTTACTGCTCCACATGCAGAATGTGACTTTTGGAAAACTCAAACACGCTGACAGTTTAGGATTTCAAACAGAAACAGACTAAGTGTTTTTACTTCTAGTTTTAAAGGTTATGTaatggtttatttttaaaaaatgttcaacaAAAGGAGCTTTACTCCATAATCCGTTGAATTGGTTCAAGAAAACATTcataaaatcagtttttattgttttcagtgAAGTAAAGCTCCTAAATAAGCATATAAATCAGTTTTGTCTAAGAGAGAGAAATAATATTCAGAATggctttttttgtagtttttttagtTGCAATGACAGTTTTTAGATGTGATTTTTCACACAAAAAtataagtattattattttaaagctCAGAAACAGATCGTTTAAACTAGGAGgcaaaatcttaaaaatataGCAATATAGCATACTTTAGGAAAAATAACGTGTAGTTAAAGATTTTACTTTCCGCATTAAATGTTTTGTCCAGTGGGTGGCGCCTGATCACCTCTGCAGCCCACCTGAGGATTGATTCTTGTGTGGTTGAATGAGTTTATTTTTATACCCACAACAAACATATTAAATAGTTTTATCTgcttaaacaaatatttaatctTCCAAAAAGCTCTCATCACTTTTATACCAGAAACATTTATCTCACAGCTGTTGCAGAAGCTCGTCTTGATCGTTAAACTTAAATAagttacatttattttgaataCATCAAAGCAGAAGCAGATGTTAATATCAGGAGCCTCCATCCGGGTATGCATTCATCATGGAGAGCACTAACATAAACAGATGTGATGCAATCCATGAGCAAACACCTAAACACACTCACAAATATGTGTGGCTCTGCAGGACACAGGGCACCTGAACATTTAGCATTTGTTCTCCTTCTGTATCTCAggaacacacacgcacacacacacacacactttctctccgTTGTTACTGTAGGATTTCAGCGCTCATGCGTGATTGCGGATGAATTTTCTATCAGAGTGTCACGATGGTGAAAATGGTGAAATCCTGTACCATCAGTGACACTTCACTCTGGAGCCAAACTTCAGCTTCACAGTGATGTGCTGATcgtgttattttatttatttatttattatttaatttattaactaCTTAGAGCATTAGTAAAGATGATGGAATCTCCTGTGTGAGGAGATTAAATGTGAATCTAACTTAATCTAAAGTCAtcagtgttttaaaaatatttcaaactttCAGCTGCTTCAAGATTAACACAGTTGAACTTTTTTGCGTTTTTTCGCTGCTTGCTTCAGATTGTTTTCAGATAAGCCACGAGAGGTAAATCCAATGCTCAGTTTTCaatccctcctcctcctccttgtcaAAACAGGCACATAAACATTTCCTCGATGATTTCACTTCTTGTATCGGGGCTATTTTGGTTTATTTGGATTTCTGCCTGCCCATTGTCTGTTGGTCACCCGTGTTTATTGTTGCTGTTTCTTGAGTCATTGTGTTCGCTTTGTCCTGTTGTATTTTCTCACCTGCACAAATCAGCTCATTGCTTCTGTTTAATCTGCTTTTGAATGAATGCATTTTGTGAGAATAAACCACACTCGGCGTCCGCTGCTATTTGATGTTCAGTGAAACTAAAGCAGGCTCTGATGATCAGTTTGTCGCTGTGGTAAATTTTCATTTCATCATTAATTATTTATCGCATCAGCACATAACGAGCATTTTGTGATTGTGTCAGATTCACTAGTTGCCTCTGCACTACAGCGCCTGTCCTTTGGATGGCATTAAACTGCCTCTCTGCAGCAGGGATGAATCTTTGAAGAGGGTTAAATGATGAGAACGGTCAGCACATCAGCAGAGAGGCTGTGCATCTTCATTTATCTCTCGGCAAAGAAAAGAGCCGAGAGAAACGAcaagtttgcttttctttgcaaatgtACCAGCTCccatttttaatttgaaaataaagCATTGCTTCCTGTTTCAAATATTTTGAAAGTTGCTGAAATACAGAAGAGATTATATAAAATAGGAAACTTGTTCCCTGCCTAATATACaataatttcctttttagactTGTCCAAAAATCAGACTAACATACAAATCTACCCTATGCATCACACAATAGCCACCATACCGCTCTCTGATGGAAGAACTGTGAATCATAactgtttgtctttaaaataaTGTAGCGTCTGATCACTCCTTTAATAGCCTAACTGCTTaaatagaggaggaagaggagtgcCATCAGGATCCAAAATAGGGCCGTGACATTAATAGAGTTTCACACCAGCATTATTTTTGGCAAACAAAATTCACAGCAATGATTTTTATCATGATATTAAAGGAGAATTTGAAACACAAGTAGCCATAATACTGTTGGTGAAATCCATTAAAACGCGTATATGTTCTCTGTTTTGGGGGGAAATGAATGTGACTCAAAATCCAAGTGCACAAACATGGTGAAAGAGTCTGTGGTTATGAATTTCTAAAAGCATATAATGGGGACAATTATGCAAATATTTTACAATATATGCAACATGTGTATTACTGCCACAGTTTAGATGTATTTTATCATCAGTCAGGGTTAACGTGGCACCCCGGCTGAACGATGACAGCATGTCTGCTCTCCAGAGAGCTCATCACACCGTCGAAGCATCCAGAACCTGCTGTTTGATTTAAACACAGTGGCTAATGTGCTTTTGGTTGGAGGCCTTTCTGAACTGTTTGTTGCATTTATTAGAACGTGAAAAATGTCACCACACTGAATGGCTTTGCAAAGTGTGAAAATACCAAAGAAATCGTTAATAATTCCAGTTATTTGCTTTGTTATGCAGCGAAAACAGCATCACTGCACGTGAGTGAAAATGAATGGAATGCCAAAGTGGTTTTAGATCTGAGCCTAGAAATAAGATACTATTGTTcacaacaaactaaaaaaaatcatattttatttcttgTTCATCATCTACTTTGCAAATGGAAGGTTCAGtgaatataaacatttaaaaataaattgtgcTTATTTACACTAAAACAAATGGAAAGTCTTGGAGGTGTAATTTGAAAGTTACTGGTGGTTTTTACTGCTCCGGCCCACTTACAGTCAAACTGGGCTGTATAAGGCCCATGAAGTCAGATGAGTTTGACCCCCTAATGTTTGCCATATGAATTTCAAACCTAATGATTTTCACTTGGTTGATCCTTTCCCTTTGCTGTGTcattgtttgtgtttgcatttacAAACATTTTTCGTCACTGCATGTGAAGCTCTGAGTGTTTTCCCCGTCTTCCATTTGACTGGATAGTCTACACCAAGTGAAATTTAAACCCAAatatatgcttttattttttccacgAAACAATAACACCGATACGGTTCACACGTACTCACAATAGTTGATTATTTAAGGCAGGATTTTTGCTATCTTTGTAAACTTTCTAGTTTCCTCTCAAATTAAAAATGGAGTTCTGTaagttttgcaaaaaaaatcaaaatcaaaaaaatgtttttaataaatgcaACACAATTTTGCAACAAGATCCAGAGCGAAAATCTGTTTGTGCATCAAAACTGTCGGAGCTGTGAGTGCACCCTGCTAAACAGTCCGTTTAAGGCCTGCAGGGATTTCAAAGTTTAGGTACAAAAACAGCcaattttcatgtttgtttgttttttcaccctCTACTTTCTAATTACTTTTTAGACTTTGTCACTGGAGTATAAAGggcaatttatatttttatgagAATGCTGCATCTGCTGTGTAATCGTGTGATTTCATTTAAACCCATATTTttgcaagaaaaataaaaaacagacaaagatgTAAATTTAACTGACTTTATTTAGAGAGAGGGTGACAGAGGAACATGACAGCAGATTAATGAGAAAGGTTTCATAAACctgttaaataaattatttaaaagaaatacaTATTTACTTGGTTTAAGATCAATTATATAAATGCTTCATATAAtctaacttgttttttttcccttttcaaaaATGTACATTACCAAAAACTAAATCAAACACATTAACTCATGAGCAGTAGCtccaaaaataaatgacaaacaAAATAAGCACAGCGTTTGCTCTGTAATTGA is drawn from Pelmatolapia mariae isolate MD_Pm_ZW linkage group LG7, Pm_UMD_F_2, whole genome shotgun sequence and contains these coding sequences:
- the nt5c2l1 gene encoding 5'-nucleotidase, cytosolic II, like 1, translated to MEAMDTSISTEEKKRRLEQKVFVNRSLTLENIKCYGFDMDYTLATYKSPDYESLGFELIRDRMVSIGYPHEILRYKYDPSFPTRGLVVDTTYGNLLKVDSNGNILVCSHGFKFLKGEDIRKYYPNMFIQRDDTDRFYILNTLFNLSETYLYACLVDFFTGCTRYTNLLKGFQHGDLLMSYRSMFQDVRDAVDYTHDTGTLKELTTKNLEKYIVRDPNLPVLLTRIKEVAKVFLATNSDYYYTEVIMTYLLESNVKPGSPKKSWRSYFDLVVVDTKKPLFFAEGTVLRQVDTNTGKLRIGTYTGDLQHGTVYSGGSSDIVCDLLGVIGKDILYVGDHIFGDILKSKKRQGWKTFLVVPELTKELQVWEERKNIFEELKCLDLYLAELNKHPDTTSQEYRDIGSIHMRMKLLTYRMDMSYGQMGSLLRSGSRQTLFASQLMRYADLYSSSCLNLMHYPVNYLFMAPPVLMPHEVVSEASPDFVSSPLTLNSYPLTNKN